The Candidatus Arthromitus sp. SFB-mouse-Japan genome includes a region encoding these proteins:
- the recR gene encoding recombination mediator RecR, whose amino-acid sequence MIEYPEYIQKVVSEFSKLPGIGYKTAIRLTMHILNREINEINEFCDSVKKCKEKLRYCEKCNNFSDDDICLICKDTSRDKSTICVVQDVKDVYAFEKIGSYKGLYYVLHGLISPIKGIGPDDLKIELFVKRVKEEKINEVILATNPTLEGEATSIYISKLFSNEQKLTRLAYGVPLGSDLEYVDEITLSRALDFRQRI is encoded by the coding sequence ATGATAGAGTATCCAGAGTATATACAAAAAGTTGTTAGTGAGTTTTCTAAATTACCTGGAATAGGATATAAGACAGCTATAAGATTAACCATGCATATTTTGAATAGAGAAATAAATGAGATCAATGAATTTTGTGATTCTGTAAAAAAATGTAAAGAAAAATTAAGATATTGTGAAAAATGCAATAATTTTTCTGATGATGATATTTGTTTGATTTGTAAGGATACGAGTAGAGATAAATCTACAATTTGTGTTGTACAAGATGTAAAAGATGTTTATGCATTTGAGAAGATAGGAAGTTATAAAGGGTTATACTATGTGTTGCACGGATTAATATCTCCTATTAAAGGTATCGGTCCGGATGATCTTAAGATAGAATTGTTTGTTAAGAGAGTAAAAGAAGAAAAGATAAATGAAGTTATATTAGCGACAAACCCAACTCTCGAGGGAGAGGCAACTAGTATATATATATCAAAATTGTTTTCAAATGAACAGAAATTAACTAGATTAGCATATGGAGTGCCTTTAGGAAGCGATTTAGAATATGTTGATGAAATTACTTTAAGTAGAGCTTTAGATTTTAGACAAAGAATTTAG
- a CDS encoding DUF1576 domain-containing protein: MNYKLKFNKKCLDVYIIHLIIFLFIGLVGIFSTPYKDLFIGIKKIITTRSILLTDYMYVSGIGATLLNASITSLLILMIYKINKTKPNGSMIMTLWLTLGFSMVGKNFINIWPTIIGVYLYSKIQKDSFSNYVLIATLSTSLSPISSELFEILNLNSYITLLLSISISILIGMILPPLAKFTLKMHQGYNLYNVGFANGLITVLIISILNYFGIEIKQNLLWSTEYKTISLFLVISLIIFLISLGIKKFHLSKLSNILRHSGRTITDFYLMYGNSSYLNMGILGIIFLSYIVIVNGDLNGPTIALLFCIIGFGAIGKHPLNTIPLVLGVSFTAYISNIQLNTPTTILTSLGSTALAPISGQFGVIIGFITGCLHLILMKYIGHLSGGINLYNNGFIAGILAIILIPIIDGFKKGDI; this comes from the coding sequence ATGAACTACAAATTAAAATTCAATAAAAAATGTCTAGATGTATATATTATACATCTAATTATTTTCTTATTTATAGGACTCGTTGGAATATTCAGCACACCATATAAAGATCTTTTTATAGGTATAAAAAAAATTATTACCACTCGTAGCATACTTCTTACAGACTATATGTATGTAAGTGGTATTGGAGCAACTCTATTAAATGCATCTATAACCTCATTATTAATTTTAATGATATATAAAATTAATAAAACAAAACCAAATGGATCAATGATAATGACATTGTGGTTAACACTTGGATTCTCGATGGTTGGCAAAAATTTTATAAATATTTGGCCCACAATAATAGGCGTGTACTTATATTCTAAAATTCAAAAAGACAGTTTTTCTAACTATGTACTCATTGCAACTCTATCTACATCTCTCTCTCCAATCTCTAGTGAACTGTTTGAAATATTAAATCTTAATTCTTATATAACTCTATTACTTTCCATATCAATTTCTATATTAATAGGTATGATACTACCTCCGTTGGCTAAATTTACACTTAAAATGCATCAAGGATATAATTTATACAATGTTGGATTTGCAAATGGATTAATCACTGTATTAATTATATCAATACTCAATTATTTTGGAATAGAAATTAAACAAAATTTATTATGGAGTACTGAATATAAAACCATTTCACTATTTTTAGTAATCAGCTTAATAATATTTTTAATATCTCTTGGAATTAAAAAATTTCATTTATCAAAACTAAGTAATATATTACGACACTCAGGTAGAACTATAACAGACTTTTACTTAATGTATGGCAATTCTTCCTATCTAAATATGGGTATACTTGGTATCATATTTTTATCATATATAGTCATAGTAAATGGTGATTTAAATGGACCTACAATAGCACTATTATTTTGCATAATTGGTTTTGGAGCAATTGGAAAACATCCACTAAACACAATCCCTTTAGTTCTCGGAGTATCATTCACAGCGTACATAAGCAATATACAATTAAATACACCAACAACAATATTAACAAGCTTAGGTTCAACAGCTCTCGCTCCAATATCAGGTCAATTCGGGGTAATAATAGGTTTTATAACTGGATGTTTACATCTAATATTAATGAAATATATTGGACATTTAAGTGGTGGAATCAACTTATATAATAATGGATTTATTGCGGGTATCCTTGCAATAATACTAATTCCAATAATAGATGGTTTTAAAAAGGGAGATATTTAA
- a CDS encoding 5'-methylthioadenosine/adenosylhomocysteine nucleosidase — MKIGIVCAMQEEFELISNDIKDKSLIKKLNLEFISGNLNGKKIIGVICGIGKVNSAICTQILISEFKCTHIINSGVAGGINKNIKFKDVVIANDLIQHDVNICNFGYKLGEIPNIGTYSFKCDGYLVELAKSICEDISKNKADFKFHIGRIITGDQFISNDEISNKLQNEFNALACEMESAAIAQTCYLNNIPYIIIRSISDNGGNIAGDEFYKFLKDASKNSYLILKQIISRMEK, encoded by the coding sequence ATGAAAATAGGAATAGTATGTGCTATGCAAGAAGAATTTGAACTCATATCAAATGATATAAAAGACAAATCATTAATCAAAAAATTAAATTTAGAGTTTATCTCAGGAAATCTAAATGGAAAGAAAATCATTGGAGTTATTTGTGGAATTGGTAAAGTTAATTCAGCTATATGTACACAAATTTTAATTTCTGAATTCAAATGTACACATATTATAAATAGCGGTGTTGCAGGCGGAATTAATAAGAATATTAAATTTAAAGATGTTGTCATTGCAAATGATCTAATACAACATGATGTCAATATTTGTAATTTTGGATATAAATTGGGAGAAATACCTAACATTGGTACCTATTCATTTAAATGTGATGGTTACTTAGTGGAATTAGCTAAATCTATATGTGAAGATATTTCTAAAAATAAAGCTGATTTTAAATTCCACATAGGAAGAATAATAACTGGAGATCAATTTATATCTAACGATGAAATATCAAATAAACTACAAAATGAATTTAACGCACTTGCCTGTGAAATGGAAAGCGCCGCAATAGCTCAAACATGTTATCTTAATAATATTCCATATATAATTATAAGATCAATATCAGACAATGGTGGTAATATTGCTGGAGATGAATTCTATAAATTTTTGAAAGATGCATCAAAAAATTCTTATCTAATATTAAAACAAATAATTAGTCGCATGGAAAAATGA